The region GTTTTAACAAACCATTAATCTGGTGTGTAAGGGTTGATTTCCCACTCCCAGTTTGTCCAATTACCGCCGTGTAAGATCCGTCTGCAATCTTTGCTGTAACATCAAACAGCGTCTGAAGTTCAAAAGGTGTCCCTGCCTGATAGGAGAAATTTACTTCTCTGAAATCAATTGCCATAGTTCTTCCCCCATCTCAACTGTATCAAATTCCGCCTCGGACTTAAGTGATATATCGTGTGTTTTTAGCATATGCCATAGTTCAGAGGTAAAAGGCAATTCTAAACCAGTTTGTTTGATTAACTTATCGTCCTTAAAAACTTCAGTAGGTTTCCCCTGCCTTAAGAAATTTCCATTATTTAATACGATCACATCATCAGCTAGCATCGCCTCATCAATATCATGCGTAATAGAAATCACCGTAACGTCGGAATTCTTTTTTATATCTCTAACAAGTTGAAGAATATCCTGTCTTCCTTCTGGATCTAACATACTTGTAGCCTCGTCCAAAATAATCACCTTTGGATTAATAGCAAGTACACCAGCGATCGCTACTCTCTGCTTTTGTCCTCCAGAAAGCTGATCAGGTTGTCGAGCCTTAAAGTCACCCATTCCAACCCTCTCTAGAACGTTATTGACAATATTATGCATTTGTTCATGGTCAACACCTTTGTTTTCCAAGCCAAAAGCAACATCGTCTTCCACAGTTGCACCAACAAATTGGTTATCTGGATTTTGAAAGATCATGCCGATTCGATTTCTTACTTCCCAAACTGTTGTATCCGAAAGAACAATACCATCGACATTGATTTCTCCTTGTTTAAATTCCATGAGCCCATCAATGCTACGTGCCAGAGTACTTTTCCCACTACCGTTATGTCCAACAATGGCTGTCCAAGAACCACGCCTTACTTTTAAAGACACATTATTTAATGCCGGATTCTCATCCTCATCACTATACTTATAAGTAAGATTTTTAACCTCGATAATATTATCTGTCATTACTAAGTCCTGATTTCAATCAATATACAAACAATTTTACCATATTTATTGTACAAAAAAATCACTGAAGACACTGATAGTAAGTTATACGACTTACCGTGGACTAGACTCGGAATGTTACCATTCCAACATCATAACGCCCTACCAATATCCTAGTGATAGATTTTGTTATATAAAAATTGATTAAGAATTAGTCAACTAACTCTA is a window of Pediococcus claussenii ATCC BAA-344 DNA encoding:
- a CDS encoding energy-coupling factor transporter ATPase, with protein sequence MTDNIIEVKNLTYKYSDEDENPALNNVSLKVRRGSWTAIVGHNGSGKSTLARSIDGLMEFKQGEINVDGIVLSDTTVWEVRNRIGMIFQNPDNQFVGATVEDDVAFGLENKGVDHEQMHNIVNNVLERVGMGDFKARQPDQLSGGQKQRVAIAGVLAINPKVIILDEATSMLDPEGRQDILQLVRDIKKNSDVTVISITHDIDEAMLADDVIVLNNGNFLRQGKPTEVFKDDKLIKQTGLELPFTSELWHMLKTHDISLKSEAEFDTVEMGEELWQLISEK